Proteins from a genomic interval of Euwallacea fornicatus isolate EFF26 chromosome 1, ASM4011564v1, whole genome shotgun sequence:
- the LOC136341154 gene encoding ADP-ribosylation factor-like protein 3, protein MGLLSILRKLTSAPERELRLLLLGLDNAGKTTILKTLASEDITSITPTAGFNIKSVISEGFKLNVWDIGGQRKIRPYWKNYFENTDVLIYVVDSADKKRLEETGIELYELLSDSKLNNVPLLVYANKQDLPDSLPAAELAQALGLPSIKDRTWQIQACTACTGTGVREGMEWVCKNIKKK, encoded by the exons GGTCTTTTATCAATACTGAGGAAATTAACTTCTGCACCCGAGCGCGAGCTGAGGTTACTACTTTTAGGCCTAGACAACGCTGGTAAAACTACCATCCTGAAAACTTTGGCATCGGAAGATATTACAAGCATAACACCAACTGCAGGTTTCAATATAAAATCTGTAATAAGCGAgggatttaaattaaacgtttgGGATATCGGGGGCCAACGAAAAATTCGGCCATACTGGAAGAATTATTTCgagaatactgatgttttg ATCTACGTGGTAGACTCGGCTGACAAGAAACGCTTAGAAGAAACAGGAATAGAGCTCTACGAGCTCCTCAGTGATAGCAAATTAAACAACGTACCATTACTAGTTTACGCAAACAAGCAGGACCTGCCAGACTCTCTTCCAGCTGCAGAGCTGGCTCAGGCACTAGGGCTACCTTCGATTAAAGACCGGACCTGGCAGATTCAAGCTTGCACTGCATGTACAGGGACCGGGGTCCGCGAGGGAATGGAATGGGTCTGCAagaatattaagaaaaagtaG
- the LOC136341093 gene encoding uncharacterized protein, giving the protein MVKMSKIREITLLAKEGKFSQALELCNETNLVTETAVKVIHAISCACYYRTETCEVNCLEKLCNKVVQNIHTVECINVNDYFASVYHITKMVCLMKRYEDLVKLKPLLLPTFYKNAAATTVYSNIVQLIAYNICLLAKAKDKKQNKHLIDILKIVLKLQNLSGNVEELCSFAHKYYYQLHALEVSSDQLLKFYCIVLDIVALKCAKTTCNSTTQVALVSIYSDILSSLIESKKFEFCEEFLMAVETRITQQLKDQNLQSSHAIFKTVLTLLPTKLEQIEKNADAIKSLLNSYKSSNKKLFTQIFPFIESPLRSLLVYYKNEGFHCWCEMTPKALLYILKYFTEDLVPGVVISETQKSCSCGCAIARNYSGALRIGNALTSLIKSYISKTNIANSSFFSILSNSLQYYFDLVKPLKQKECQGWTHDCKELLTNTYNIGVVLFQQKNEAHQVVNICFLRNIFTIWYISGFEEDEWRYPVTCIFKALCDADLKNENFIHCMGLAALYCLLYTKDSSSFMQSWWIVPKSKLKDSINANDLTIVRVLQQQSKELCNIVNIDPLFTQEKQVELTLFELNLYNSVWRSRTSMMATFSHLTQIADIETVAYLAILRIYVRGDIRIHEDMCLLFPTVIKKMEKVLAKDSSNSLLKVAIAVTYFYYFQAVFKGIADRNLQEMEKTKLALHKAKSYEKTEPVPKNANDECDIVSAYSGLRLSKLIDTLELLNLSRDLISSVSDENFTDNYITKNISVLLISMGFTYRLHYISMSSILCFAMALKWAEKAGDSSLQLSILGFIIESSDVKSDLIDSFVSKGDELVKLLETEELHSRTLAIYHICKSKAFLYVDPKKSYKSWQIAHGLYLANKEKDEFKILNTDLNIVLYKLTRNCAFIEAEHEREPMTFKLHMAFDTALAITKKIPPSGYDLSILFDAVYELAKTYKLMRLPRDLRAYSGNLVDLAQQLVLPLRCVSLLILLAHSDLFTGNMDNCTAKLNGIDDILCINTVKPGVAPTENIMIQDERKDLEKQVNECSDLIEELMLTGPKHYRQFSPSSPTLTVHGFKYPEFLSHNKTCQCLMCHSLEFQQLLLQKYHLNALVNMHYKDDKVSEEIITGCLAIYDTLQRTYKDKRSDMIPASFLPQFDDVFLEPYANILYDYSFHLSRTGRLSERLEVNSLLMHVLRPKKTKLVWLYQDALLQRAGYIMFDKEQDNIKLLKHDACALQVTSENFPTTPVSKTVPVTVMVNGLPHYSPPRRRKPQKCIFPDSPDEKPVTKGKTANKTVDSSTLVIPKKKSSKACTTPMSVAPFLIPLATPKIPIFSDDRPKTRSYGKQSNKKQRATTSESDATQEDIADLKCKKQPSKSVGDFDSLGTTQTGIVKAGSSSKMSTAPLLTKKIKENTTSKRLKKNINLELELPSEVPSEATSSSNGNSIVLDTPEKEANTAKRALVLKKLRSSVNKREVKTAGSK; this is encoded by the exons ATGGTTAAAATGAGCAAAATAAGGGAGATTACATTACTGgcaaaagaaggaaaattctCCCAAGCTTTGGAATTGTGTAATGAAACCAATTTGGTAACTGAAACGGCCGTGAAAGTTATTCATGCCATATCCTGTGCCTGCTACTATCGTACTGAGACATGTGAAGTAAACTGTTTGGAAAAGCTTTGCAATAAAGTTGTCCAGAACATACATACAGTAGAATGTATAAATGTCAATGACTATTTTGCAAGTGTTTACCATATAACAAAAATGGTCTGCCTTATG AAAAGATATGAAGACCTCGTCAAGCTCAAACCACTCTTGTTACCTACATTCTACAAAAATGCAGCAGCAACAACAGTGTACTCAAATATTGTACAACTAATAGCATACAATATATGCTTATTAGCAAAGGCTAaagataaaaaacaaaataagcatttaatagatattttgaaaatagtcCTTAAATTACAGAATCTCTCAGGAAATGTTGAAGAGTTGTGTTCTTTTGctcataaatattattatcaacttCATGCATTGGAAGTATCTAGTGATCAATTATTGAAGTTTTATTGTATAGTATTGGATATTGTTGCATTGAAATGTGCCAAAACTACATGTAACAGTACAACTCAAGTGGCCTTAGTATCAATTTACTCAGATATACTCTCAAGCCtaattgaaagtaaaaaatttgaattctgTGAAGAGTTTTTAATGGCTGTTGAAACGCGAATTACGCAGCAACTCAAAGACCAAAATCTGCAAAGTTCTCATGCAATTTTTAAGACTGTTCTGACTTTATTACCTACGAAATTAGAACAAATAGAAAAGAATGCTGATGCCATCAAGTCACTTCTAAATAGTTACAAAAGCAGTAACAAAAAGTTGTTCACTCAAATTTTTCCCTTTATTGAAAGCCCTCTACGATCTCTTCTGGTATACTACAAGAATGAAGGATTCCATTGCTGGTGTGAAATGACACCAAAAGCTTTAttgtatatattaaaatatttcactgAAGATCTTGTGCCTGGTGTAGTAATATCTGAAACTCAAAAGTCATGCAGCTGTGGATGTGCCATTGCTAGAAATTACTCAGGAGCACTCAGAATTGGAAACGCATTAACAAGTTTAATAAAGTCCTACATCAGCAAAACAAACATCGCCAATAGCAGTTTTTTCTCAATCTTGAGCAACTCTCTCCAATATTATTTTGATCTAGTCAAGCcattgaaacaaaaagaatGTCAAGGATGGACTCATGACTGCAAGGAACTACTGACCAACACCTACAATATTGGCGTAGTacttttccaacaaaaaaatgaagcCCACCAAGTTGTAAATATATGCTTCTTGAGAAATATATTTACTATTTGGTACATCAGTGGTTTTGAAGAGGATGAATGGCGGTATCCCGTTACGTGTATTTTCAAAGCATTGTGTGATgctgatttgaaaaatgaaaattttattcattgtATGGGGTTGGCTGCTTTATACTGTTTGTTGTATACAAAAGACAGCAGCTCTTTTATGCAAAGTTGGTGGATTGTTCCAAAG TCGAAATTAAAGGATAGTATTAATGCAAATGACCTGACAATAGTTAGAGTTTTGCAACAGCAGAGTAAAGAACTCTGCAATATCGTGAATATCGACCCGTTGTTTACACAGGAAAAGCAAGTAGAACTTACTCTTTTTGAATTAAACTTATATAATTCCGTCTGGAGGAGTAGGACTTCAATGATGGCCACATTTTCACACCTTACTCAA atAGCAGATATTGAAACAGTCGCATATTTGGCAATTCTACGTATTTACGTACGGGGTGATATCCGTATTCATGAAGATATGTGTTTACTATTTCCTACTGTTATCAAGAAGATGGAGAAAGTTTTAGCAAAAGATTCTTCAAATTCCTTGCTTAAAGTTGCAATAGCAGTGACATACTTTTACTACTTTCAAGCCGTTTTTAAAGGAATTGCTGATAGAAACCTGCAGGAAATGGAAAAGACAAAACTGG CTCTACACAAGGCGAAAAGCTATGAAAAAACTGAGCCAGTTCCCAAAAATGCGAACGATGAATGCGACATAGTTTCTGCGTACTCAGGACTGCGTTTAAGCAAATTAATCGACACTTTAGAATTACTAAACTTGTCCCGAGATTTAATCAGTAGTGTATCGGATGAAAACTTTACAGACaattatattacaaaaaatatttctgtgcTGTTAATATCCATGGGGTTTACATATAG GCTACACTACATTTCAATGTCCAGTATTCTGTGTTTTGCTATGGCGTTAAAATGGGCGGAAAAGGCTGGAGATTCTAGTTTGCAATTATCTATTCTTGGGTTTATTATTGAATCTAGTGACGTTAAAAGCGACCTAATAGATTCTTTTGTGTCTAAAGGGGATGaattagtaaaattattagaaacaGAAGAACT TCATAGTAGAACTCTTGCAATTTATCACATCTGCAAATCAAAAGCATTTTTATACGTCGACCCCAAAAAATCATACAAATCTTGGCAGATCGCACACGGTCTCTATTTAGCTAACAAAGAGAAAGACGAATTCAAAATCTTAAATACAGATCTGAATATTGTGTTGTACAAATTAACCAGGAATTGTGCTTTTATCGAGGCAGAACACGAGAGAGAGCCCATGACCTTTAAATTGCATATGGCTTTTGACACTGCCCTTGCAATAACTAAGAAAATACCcc cGTCTGGCTATGATTTAAGCATCCTATTTGATGCGGTATACGAACTAGCGAAAACCTACAAACTCATGCGTCTTCCCCGTGACTTACGAGCATATTCAGGGAACTTAGTAGATTTGGCGCAACAGTTAGTTCTTCCTCTCAGGTGTGTGTCTCTGCTGATTCTTTTAGCACACTCAGATTTGTTTACGGGAAATATGGATAATTGCACGGCAAAATTGAACGGCATAGATGACATTTTATGCATAAACACTGTGAAGCCTGGCGTTGCGCCTACTGAAAACATAATGATCCAAGATGAGAGGAAAGATCTCGAAAAGCAAGTCAATGAATGCAGTGATTTGATTGAGGAGTTGATGCTGACCGGTCCCAAACATTATag GCAATTTTCACCGTCTTCTCCAACCTTAACCGTACACGGCTTCAAATATCCCGAATTTCTCTCTCATAACAAAACGTGCCAATGCCTAATGTGTCATTCTCTAGAATTTCAGCAGCTGCTTCTACAAAAGTATCACTTAAACGCGCTGGTTAACATGCACTATAAAGATGATAAAGTTTCCGAAGAAATTATCACTGGGTGTTTAGCGATTTATGACACTTTACAGCGCACGTACAAAGACAAACGCTCTGACATGATACCAGCTTCGTTTCTTCCACAATTTGATGACGTTTTCTTGGAGCCTTATGCCAACATTTTGTACGATTATAGCTTTCATTTGAGTCGTACAGGTCGGCTATCTGAGAGACTGGAAGTAAACAGTTTATTGATGCATGTGTTGAGGCCTAAAAAGACTAAGTTAGTGTGGCTTTATCAGGATGCTTTACTGCAGAGAGCGGGTTATATTATGTTTGATAAAGAGCAAGATAAtatcaaattgcttaaacacgaTGCTTGCGCTCTTCAAGTCACGAGTGAGAATTTCCCGACGACGCCCGTTTCTAAGACTGTTCCAGTTACGGTAATGGTAAATGGGTTGCCGCACTATTCTCCACCTAGACGAAGAAAGccccaaaaatgtattttcccAGACTCGCCAGATGAAAAACCTGTTACTAAAGGCAAGACTGCTAACAAGACTGTTGATTCCAGTACACTTGTAATTCCTAAGAAAAAAAGCAGCAAAGCTTGCACTACTCCCATGTCAGTTGCTCCCTTTTTGATTCCTCTTGCTACGCCGAAAATACCTATTTTCTCAGATGATCGGCCTAAAACTCGAAGTTACGGAAAGCAAAGCAATAAGAAGCAGAGAGCTACAACGTCTGAAAGTGATGCCACCCAAGAAGATATTGCAGACTTAAAATGCAAGAAACAACCTTCAAAATCTGTAGGCGATTTTGATAGTTTAGGTACCACTCAAACCGGGATTGTTAAAGCAGGGTCTTCCTCAAAAATGAGCACAGCTCCACTGCTAACAAAGAAGATTAAAGAAAACACTACCTCGAAACGACTGAAAAAGAATATAAATCTAGAATTAGAGTTGCCAAGCGAAGTGCCTTCTGAAGCGACTTCCAGTAGCAATGGTAATTCTATAGTGTTGGATACTCCGGAAAAGGAAGCAAATACGGCAAAACGGGCTTTGgttcttaaaaaattgaggTCTTCAGTTAATAAACGTGAAGTTAAAACTGCAGGGAGTaagtag
- the und gene encoding methionine aminopeptidase 2, whose protein sequence is MAALKTDIVDDEHEAENGVEIEVDDVGNTTETSKKNKKKKKKNKSGQGERIPDPDLPPPEHNGASEPAGEENTEGEKKKKKRNRKKGGKSTQTDPPSVAILDLFPDGNFPVGEIQEYPLVNDNRTAKDRFGSEEKKALDRMHNDIYNEVRLAAEAHRQTRKHIQKWIKPGMTMIEICEELENTARKLIAEDGLKAGLAFPTGCSRNHCAAHYTPNAGDKTVLEYDDVVKIDFGTHINGRIIDCAFTHTFNPKYDKLVEAVRDATNTGIKAAGIDVQLCDVGAQIQEVMESYEIDLDGKTYQIKSIRNLNGHSISPYRIHAGKTVPIVKGGEATVMEENEFYAIETFGSTGKGVVHDDMDCSHYMKNFDVPYVPLRLQSSKALLKVINKNFGTLAFCKRWLDRAGATKYQMALKDLCDKGIVDDYPPLCDIKGCYTAQFEHTLVLRPTCKEVISRGDDY, encoded by the exons atggctgCTCTGAAGACCGATATCGTGGATGATGAGCATGAAGCTGAAAATGGAGTGGAAATCGAAGTTGACGATGTAGGGAATACAACGGAaacgtccaagaaaaacaaaaagaaaaagaagaaaaacaagTCCG GTCAGGGCGAACGAATTCCTGATCCCGACTTACCGCCCCCAGAGCACAATGGAGCCTCTGAGCCTGCCGGAGAGGAAAACACTGAAGGcgagaaaaagaagaaaaagcgCAATAGAAAAAAGGGGGGCAAATCCACTCAAACCGATCCTCCCTCAGTAGCAATTCTCGACCTATTTCCTGATGGAAACTTTCCTGTTGGAGAAATACAGGAATATCCCCTCGTCAACGACAACAGGACTGCAAAGGATAGGTTTGGTTCTGAGGAAAAAAAAGCTTTGGATAGGATGCATAATGACATATACAATGAGGTGCGTCTGGCTGCTGAAGCTCATAGACAGACACGTAAACATATCCAAAAATGGATAAAACCAGGAATGACTATGATAGAAATATGTGAAGAACTTGAGAATACAGCCCGCAAACTAATAGCAGAAGATGGCTTAAAGGCTGGCCTGGCATTTCCAACAGGTTGTTCAAGGAATCACTGTGCTGCACATTATACACCTAATGCTGGAGATAAAACTGTTTTGGAGTATGATGATGTAGTTAAAATTGACTTTGGAACTCATATTAATGGGAGGATAATTGATTGTGCTTTTACCCACACTTTTAACCCTAAATATGATAAACTGGTAGAAGCTGTAAGAGATGCTACTAACACAGGGATAAAAGCAGCAg gAATTGATGTCCAACTATGTGATGTAGGAGCTCAAATCCAGGAAGTTATGGAGTCATATGAAATTGACTTAGATGGCAAAACTTATCAGATCAAATCCATTAGGAATTTGAATGGGCATTCAATTTCACCCTAca GAATACATGCTGGAAAAACTGTACCAATAGTAAAAGGAGGAGAAGCAACTGTAATGGAAGAAAATGAGTTTTATGCAATAGAAACCTTTGGATCTACTGGAAAGGGTGTAGTGCATGATGATATGGACTGTTCTCattacatgaaaaattttgatgtcCCCTATGTCCCACTCCG gTTACAATCTTCAAAAGCCTTATTGAAAGTAATCAACAAGAATTTCGGGACTCTAGCATTCTGCAAGAGATGGCTGGACCGCGCAGGAGCTACCAAGTACCAGATGGCTTTGAAAGACTTGTGCGATAAGGGTATCGTGGACGATTATCCGCCTTTGTGCGATATCAAGGGCTGCTATACCGCCCAATTCGAACATACGTTGGTTTTGCGGCCAACTTGTAAAGAAGTAATTTCTCGAGGAGACGATTATTaa
- the LOC136341400 gene encoding mutS protein homolog 5-like, with the protein MDYSNSQDIVSLRQSPINTDDTASISARQEDDGSNNGIILCLLHKNGMLGAAYYSFIEKTLNIYEEMSDVGPQFSKTLIIQREISPKYLVILGDITEEYIQFLIDLSNSNTSNTTTSSRSLPSNFFLLSLREYTYEACKTIVSNIDVASNVSDESDHKHELFLRSFVNLNYRLSVQALGALSKFLEKHWSTFGVDTAAKHFMHIHPVTLKNRVFLDNQAFKTLQIFSLKSHDAGFKRGQEFSCREGLSVYKLFLSGCKSRMGQSHLRTLLLSPINDYNELQKRLNFIKFVQEPANMDFIANIQDNIKEFKDIGYISLILGKIQNARASSKDWSNLHKIIYHTLFINDISRTYKRKTDLLEELNYSITHDVICLQESINNALDFKAGAKRGRPAIKFGLDERLDAKLLLQQDLAKHLTAAARMTVNNLPEYINECKVVYLPEMGHLIAIKEWEPDCDPEDLQRFDYKFMFTLGGVIHYKNPLCVELDRRLGGINAEIIDHENRILRRLSEFALKYNKDIRNAVKVVAKIDCLIAMAKVCQQNNYVKPDLNSNRIHEIIQSRHPLMEQIFASFEPNDFFSGGPHTSMKIITGPNGSGKSVFLAQVLITIYLAHIGCYVPAKQAQIGLVESIHLVMHCSESVVVKLSSFMINVTQSAQALHFWSPSSIIIMDEFGRGTLDDDGVILLAGILKYFLEKKDTCPHVIISTHLQQIASILPESKYLEYLKMDQTIENGTFCFLYKMSKGVSKSFASQILEASPESQELVNRAKCYLNYIRNLVPMDLPKESREIEENYLRRGLNISPVVEKDIEKDVKN; encoded by the exons ATGGACTATTCCAACTCCCAAGATATTGTGAGCCTGCGACAAAGCCCCATTAACACAGATGATACTGCATCAATATCAGCAAGACAAGAAGATGATGGAAGTAATAACGGGATTATTCTGTGTTTGTTACACAAAAATGGAATGCTCGGGGCTGCATATTAcagtttcattgaaaaaaca ttAAACATTTATGAAGAGATGTCGGATGTCGGTCCTCAGTTCTCAAAAACCCTAATAATACAACGTGAAATTTCCCCCAAATACTTGGTGATATTGGGCGACATAACAGAAGAATATATACAGTTTCTAATAGACCTTTCCAATTCAAACACCTCAAATACTACCACCTCCTCTAGAAGCCTTCCTTCAAATTTCTTCCTACTCTCTCTGAGAGAGtaca CTTACGAGGCCTGCAAAACTATTGTATCAAACATCGACGTTGCTTCAAATGTTTCTGATGAATCTGACCATAAGCATGAGCTTTTCTTACGATCATTTGTCAACCTGAATTACAGACTTTCAGTCCAGGCTTTAGGGGCTTTAAGTAAGTTCCTGGAAAAACACTGGTCGACTTTTGGAGTAGACACAGCAGCTAAGCACTTCATGCATATTCACCCTGTAACTtt gaaaaatcgCGTCTTCTTGGACAATCAAGCTTTCAAAACGTTACAGatattttctctaaaatcGCATGATGCAGGATTTAAACGTGGACAAGAGTTCAGCTGCAGGGAAGGTTTAAGTGTTTATAAGTTGTTTTTGTCTGGTTGTAAATCTCGAATGGGACAATCTCACTTACG AACTCTGTTGCTTTCTCCAATCAACGATTATAACGAATTACAAAAGCGACTAAACTTCATAAAATTCGTTCAAGAACCCGCCAACATGGACTTTATTGCCAACATCCAAGACAACATAAAAGAATTCAAAGATATTGGTTACATAAGCCTTATACTTGGCAAGATTCAAAACGCCAGAGCATCTAGTAAAGACTGGAGTAACTTGCATAAA ATAATCTATCACACTCTGTTTATCAATGATATAAGCAGAACATATAAACGCAAAACCGACCTTTTAGAAGAGCTTAATTATTCAATCACTCATGATGTAATATGTTTGCAAGAGTCCATAAACAATGCCCTGGACTTCAAAGCTGGCGCAAAAAGGGGCAGACCAGCGATCAAGTTTGGACTGGATGAGCGTTTGGACGCAA aATTGCtgcttcaacaagatttagcAAAACACCTAACTGCTGCTGCTAGAATGACCGTCAATAATTTACCAGAATACATTAACGAATGTAAAGTGGTTTACCTGCCAGAAATGGGACATCTTATCGCAATTAAAGAGTGGGAACCCGATTGTGACCCTGAAGATCTTCAACGTTTCGATTATAAATTTATG ttTACGCTTGGTGGGGTCATTCACTACAAGAATCCATTGTGCGTTG AACTTGATCGAAGACTGGGTGGAATAAACGCTGAAATTATCGACCACGAAAACAGAATTTTGAGAAGACTTTCTGAGTTTGCTCTCAAATACAATAAAGACATCAGAAATGCCGTAAAGGTGGTGGCAAAAATCGATTG tttaatagCCATGGCTAAAGTGTGCCAACAAAACAACTACGTGAAACCCGACTTAAACTCTAACCGTATTCACGAAATTATTCAATCCAGACATCCCTTAATGGAGCAAATTTTTGCTAGTTTCGAACCCAACGATTTCTTTTCTGGAGGTCCTCATACTTCCATGAAAATCATTACAGGTCCAAATGGCAGTGGAAAAAGCGTGTTTCTTGCCCAAGTTTTAATTACAATCTACTTGGCTCATATAGGATGTTATGTGCCTGCTAAACAAGCACAAATCGGGTTGGTGGAGAGCATTCATTTAGTGATGCATTGTTCAGAATCTGTTGTTGTTAAACTGTCTTCCTTTATGATAAATGTtactcag AGTGCTCAAGCTTTGCACTTCTGGTCTCCGAGCTCCATAATAATTATGGACGAATTTGGGCGTGGAACTTTGGACGATGACGGCGTAATTTTACTAGCAGGCAttctaaagtattttttagaaaaaaaagatacgTGCCCACATGTGATCATTTCTACTCATTTGCAACAAATCGCCTCTATACTGCCTGAATCCAAGTATTTGGAGTATTTAAAGATGGATCAGACTATCGAGAATGGAACATTTTgctttttgtataaaatgtcGAAGG GCGTTTCGAAAAGTTTTGCCTCTCAAATTCTTGAGGCCTCCCCGGAAAGTCAAGAGCTGGTGAATCGTGCAAAGTGTTACCTGAATTATATAAGAAACCTGGTTCCCATGGATCTTCCTAAGGAATCTcgtgaaattgaagaaaactaTTTAAGAAGAGGTTTAAATATTAGTCCTGTTGTAGAAAAGGATATAGAAAAGGatgtcaaaaattga